CCGACGAGCGCGTGCTGCCCGGCGGCACCGCCTACCTCACCGACGCCGGCATGACCGGCCCCTACGACTCGGTCATCGGCATGAAGAAGGAAGCCTCACTCCGGCGCTTCCTGACCGGCATGCCCAGCCGCTACGAGTGCGCCAAGAACGACGTGCGCCTTTGCGGCGCCATCGTCGATATCGATGAAGAAACCGGTAAGGCCCGGGGCATCGAGCGCGTCAATATCCCGCTTCCGGGCTGATCGCGGCCGGGTTGCACCGGTTCTGAGTGCTGTTCACACTTGTTCCATCCTTTGCGGGGAGGGGACTTGTGGACTTTCTCTATCCATCCACCGAGCGGCGCGGCCGCTGCGTTCAGCTCACCAGCTATGACAAGGGGCCGCTGCGGTGGATGCCGGGAATACTCGCGGACTGGTCGCGAAGGTGCGTGGTACTGCGTCCGCGCCAGACGCACGAGGCCGCTGCCGTCGAGGGCGCCGGGCTGCTCACGCGGCTCTTCGTGGCCTTTCCAAACCGGATCCGGCCCTCGCTGCTTCGCGAGGTCGTCATGCGCATCTACTGGGACGGGGATGAACACCCGGCCATCGAGACGCCCGTCGGTGATTTCTTCGGCATTCACCACCAGACCTGGCGGCAGTACGATTCGCGCTTTCTGAGCGTCGTCTCCGGCGGCATGGTGTGCACCGCGCCGATGCCCTTTGCGAAGGGTTTTCGCATCACCTTCACCCAGGACGGCAACATTCCGCTGCCGCTCTTCTTCTATGGCATGGGCTACTACGAACTCGACGAGGCCGATGTCTCCCCGCTCCGCTTTCGCGCCCAGTGGCGGCGCGAGGCGCTGGCCGAAAAGCACCGCCCCTATACTTTCCTCGAAACCGACGGCAGCGGGCTCTACCTGGGCCTGCATCTGTCCACGCGCAACCGCGATGCCTGGCTGCTGCGCGCGCCGTGGACGTGGATGCTCCCGCGCGGACTGGGCTTGGGACAACTCGAGGGCTGGGAAGAACTCTACATCGACGGCGAGAACGAGAGCCGCCACAGCGGCACCGGACAT
This genomic window from Chrysiogenia bacterium contains:
- a CDS encoding YmdB family metallophosphoesterase translates to DERVLPGGTAYLTDAGMTGPYDSVIGMKKEASLRRFLTGMPSRYECAKNDVRLCGAIVDIDEETGKARGIERVNIPLPG
- a CDS encoding DUF2961 domain-containing protein produces the protein MDFLYPSTERRGRCVQLTSYDKGPLRWMPGILADWSRRCVVLRPRQTHEAAAVEGAGLLTRLFVAFPNRIRPSLLREVVMRIYWDGDEHPAIETPVGDFFGIHHQTWRQYDSRFLSVVSGGMVCTAPMPFAKGFRITFTQDGNIPLPLFFYGMGYYELDEADVSPLRFRAQWRREALAEKHRPYTFLETDGSGLYLGLHLSTRNRDAWLLRAPWTWMLPRGLGLGQLEGWEELYIDGENESRHSGTGHEEYFNTGWYFSDGAFTGIDHGVLERSYRTGRTASYRYHWRDPLAFRESFRGIIHHGMNDVIPAEYASTAYWYQKGPAGGGYSIPPVEGRVPRVRDRGRKVFY